The nucleotide window cacacctaaaatatctcctttttttttagtttcagacCTAAACTActgagagtgtgagtttcatacctaaactatcactttttagtttgagaaacgTATCTCAGTGGTGTGTGCAATAcactctcttttttattttgaaaaaaacattGACACATGACACTCCACTttgacaaaatttaaataataaactattaatattaattaaaaattaaagattaaagtattactatccataaaaaaaatatttttttaaaaaataaaatttaaattatttttcttaccacTCCACatggttttataattttttgtttatttggtaagattgaataaacaattagggtttttttaatagttctacaacttatgagattcttatgtttatgcaaaaatatacaacacaaaaattttcTATCGCATGTCCAAATAAAGCTTaacttcatctcataatttcatattataatatcatatcatgattctATTTTATGATTCTGTATCGCATGGTCAAACAGGCCCTAAGTATTAGCagataaataaatgaaacatGAAAGTAGttatataatatgaaatttatgtatatagataggtaaaataaatatatacgatataaatagatagatagtttttaatttatagtttttacttttatttaattaaaaaaatgtagatGCAACAATTTTTTCAATCAATATAATAATACATAGATAAATCAAGAGAGAAGTAATAAGGACACCCCTGAACTAGTAATAAGGACACCTTTGAACTTgatgcaaattattagtttcgttcCTGAATTATTGACGGTTTTAAAAATACCTCTCATGactaattaaatttagatatgCTCTTGATCTGCCACAGGACatagcaagtggtctcaaactcttatAGGAACATGaagttcttaataaaaaaatcgaGAGCAATGTTGAAAACATTCctaaatttgatgaaaatatttagGGGCATATTTCACTTATGTTGCTAGATTAGTAGTGTATTTAACTTCATTTAGTCAAGTAAAAGAGTAGtttttaaggttgtcaatagttagaggataaaactaataattcatgCTGAGTTTaggatattttcaatatttctctcataaatcaatgaaaataataatatataaaacataaaataaaacaaagaaaattatattgttttagGAGTCATTTTATAGGAATTAaatgattttctcaatttttcgtgtgtgttaacCCATGAACATTTTCGCGCTATAACTTCTAGTCGGTCTTTTACAAAACCTTTACAAACCCTTCCCTCCATAGGAAATTGGGGGAACAGTACGTAAAGCCTCATCATTTTCGGCCATATTTTGGACATTTATACATTTTACAGAAGTTAAATGattttctcaatatttctcatattaaattatttctgtttttatcttaaattaaattttactaaTCAATCAAAcaccttaattttttaataaaaaatatttcatttttaaactcCCAATCACTTGGGCAAACAACTCTAAAGTAAAATAGTGCGGTGGGAAATAGCATAGTCAAAGTGGACTGACAGTACAGTTGCTGAGCAAGTGTGATATTTTCAACTCTTTCTTTGAGACCAATGCAACAATACTCCCTCCCTTCACTTTTAGTGGTtctttattcttaaaatatatttttgaaaatataataaaaaaatttatgttatatatcctcaacattaaatacttatttttcaaattatttttcaagacattattTAATAGGggataatttgataaaaatatctatatcattaattattttcttaatgaatgtgtcaagtcaaacactgataaataaaagtgaacgaaaagaataaatatcaccaacaagaaaatgaaatagcTCAACTACTCTCAAGAATATGAATAAACTCTCATGGCCCTATTTTGTTTATGACTGTTATACCCCCCTAAAATATCCAATGTACTACATTTTATTCAAGATTTTGTCAGTAATATCTAAATGTATGGTAACGATATTATATAGTACACATGTGTGGTTGTTTTCGAAAAAACCCTAGCTTTATTGCATTTGGACTTATTTAATACTCCCTCTTCTCCCATTTCATGTAAAGATATTTGACCTTAGCCACCATagagttataaaaaaaatactttctcaGTTTTAATTGAATTggtctattttttctttttaacacgTTTAATAAAAGAATGGTTTCTACATAATATGTtaagataataaaattaaagaatatgttggtatatttatcatatttttaatttaacattacaagattaaaaaaagttctttcttttcttacaccttgtttggatggttgttatccATGGTagtgtattgtattgttagtctaaatacaatatttattttgattgtaatCTTACCTTTTCATAGTAGTTATGCCTTGTACCTTGCAATTTCTTATAGATTTATCGACATTATATAACGATCGAAAACAATATAATCTATCCAGGTGTTgcattcattaaaacaatacaatataatacattatgaaacaatacataacaatcatccaaacaaagtgttaaACTCCCTATTAAGTCAAAATAGATCAAACAAactaaataatttgaaatttatgatctaaatcaaatatatttatgcacttttaaatcatctcattattaaacttatcttttttttaagaaaaaaaaaatatgatttgttTTATAGCATACGAAAGTATGAAAAAGGAGAATATTGGAACGAAACATCtctaaactaataaaataaaataaaataaatacatatgaaTCATGCAACTGACTACAAATAACTTGTTCGGAATTGAAACGATTTTGCATACATGAAAATATTATACGTCCGTACAATACTAGAGAGCCGGCGGACCGGTAGGATTCACTATACACTTGAAAATAAAAGATAGATCTAGCCAAATTAGTGTTTAATTTCAGTCGCCGGAATCATCATCGCCACCGAAGATGGAAAAGCGGTTATAGAGAAGGAACAATGTGAGTGCGAGAAAAAGAGCAACGCCAACAGGGGACCCACTTACACGGTGAATGGAATTAGGTTCACCGGTGGAGAAAATGGTGTTGATGAATGAGCCGGTGTCGGAGGAGAGGAATTGGATAGTGAGGAGTAGGATAATAGGGAGTAAGAGAAGACCTATTGGGGTAAGAAGATCGGAGATGAAATCAGTAATTGCTTCGCCATTTTCACCGAGGATTGTTGGGATTAAGATGACTGCTACTACAACTACGGCAAAGAGAATGCCGTGTGGAGGTCCATGCCCTTGTTCTTCTATCATCCTTCTTGTTTAAAAACTTTTGAATGTGAGTTGTTGGTTTTTGCTTTTGAATTATGTTGCAGcttttggttttggtttggtGTAGTGTAGTGTGGTGATTACCCTACCTACTATCTTTACCTTTTTTATACTTCCCTCTATCTCCGCTTCAAATTTATAtgactcatttttctttttagttactCCCTCGATTTTAAAAAGAGTGGTCtagaaacagactaaaaaggaaaggtcattcttttttaaacaaatggAGTATTATTCTCTTGTTCATGATCTTTAATTATTCAGGTCTAATTTgacatatcttttaaaaaacaGTAATTAGAGGGGTAGATTTTCTATATCATTTCTAATAATTATAAGTTatctaaatattgaaaaattaatatttagtatcaaagataaaatagacacaaaataataaattatttttgatttttcaaattggATAAGTAAAGttggatatttatttttagtatattgaTTAAGTAAAGATGGACGGCGGAGGAAGTactaaaaatatgatatatttttatatttacttacaatttaaatttaacatatttattttatctttaataaaataaattataatcacACAAATATTTCTCTAACTTATTTTggatcataaatttcaaaaatttatctttttttcttgaattccATGTCAATCAAACTacattacataaattaaaagggaGGAAGTGGCTTGTTTTAATGGGTTTATAGCTTTTCGTTTTATAAagcttatttttttgtttacttttatcttaaattttattttattcaaacattataaaaatagtttaaaaggAGTAGTATTTAAACATGGTTGTGCTTTTTAGTTGGTGTTTACgcttctcttcttttttggtaaaaagggaATTAATGAGTAGATGGGACCTTTTTGGTCCTCTAATTAATTAGTAACATGTACATACGCGCTTATTAATATTCTTGTTCTTAGATCTCCTTTTTGTAGCTCGATAATGTTGACAATCGAGAATTGATTTTAAATGGGTCGGATAGCGGGTCCAAATCAGATTTTAAATTGTAATCGAAATGTTAAATTTTAGGAGTAAAGATTTACTCCCCCTGTTTCTAAttagttgtaattttttttctcttttaagttatccttaattacttgtcaattttgacaaatcaagaaatgacaacttttatttacctattatatcctcaattaattattttgaaaatcttaaattttaattcatcaacttcaacattattaggggtaaaatgataaattcattgtgtcaatcattattttttaaataggtatgtcaattcaaaagttgaCAGGAACATATGTGTCTTATCCAAATTTCAGTATTATCGTATCTGaactaatttttataaaaatgtatagaaattatactttttagcatgtatcaagaacaaatataatgtatttgAATGTTATTGGGTGTTAActcatcattaaaattatattagttagGAAGATCAACATACACAAAGGATTAGTAATTGAGATTATGTAAGTTATCCAAGAGGATATTTTTGTACATAAAAGGAATTCAAATGGGGTTTTACGTTCGTAGAAATGATCAAGAAGTACTTCCCATGATTCTGATCCAAAGTATGTTCCTATCCACTGAGTAACTAACTAACTATCAAGAACGAAGTAATCTTTTACTTTGGTTAAAGGCCCTTTTTCTGAGAAAGGAGAATaggaatgaaataaaaaaatcgaaattagaaagaaaagaatCTAATTGCAAAAGCAAAAAGGAGGgatgtctttttttttcttccttttttctttttattctttctttcctataattcaattttgattatatatatatataatagaattAATCTACagattcatacatatacaaagtTGACATTATATCTGATTCATCTAAACTATGACATGAGCTTGTTGCATAGTTGTTGTATttgatatcaaattaaatgtatCTGAAAACTTCATGAAGTATGTGTCATAGTCATTTATCAGATATCATATACATGTCCAGTGTGTATCAGATACTATAATAgatagttataaaaaaattgatcattTACTAATAGTTACATATTGCATATATATAAGATACATGTTGGTTACATTACAAATTTATGAAGTATATATTAGATACAtgaattatgtataaatttcaATGTATAATGGTAACAATGTCAAAATCAACTCCTTCATGAGCACTAGCAGCAACAACCTCAGAAGATGacccaaaatagaatattctTCGGTGAAATTCAAATCATAAGAAGCTCTATTTTGAATAGATTCTCAGTAGTGTGTTGTATAATTATTAACAATTCTCTTGGTTGAAGATTTTTATTCGTCAAAGTAATTTAACAAAGTCTTATTCAATGATCTTTAAAAAGAGAACTTGGTATAACTATtcatttcaaagaaaataattattgaatactataaaaaaaaaaatcaaatacataGCTTAAATAATGGAGAAAATCAATTACAAACCTCAAAATTCATATGTGTAGTGCTCCATTTTCATTTAAAGGGTGGTGAGTAACTGAAGAAAAATATGAGAGGAAGGAGGAGGAGATTGGGAGGCGTAATTTAGGAATGTGATTAGGTGGGTAGATAAATAAGAACTCAATTTTAGGTTATTTTAAAAGAGTGTTGTATCACAATGTATCTCACTTTAAATATgatacaaaattattaaatagtgtGATGGTAgataagtatttgaaaatataaattaaattagtgtATCTAATAcatctatatttgtataattatacagcttttccatttttaaaagaatgaatTGGTCTTTGGCCCAAAGTTTCACCCTTCTAATGAAATGAACGTGTTTTGAAAAAACTGGCCCAATTTTAATTCTATCAAAGTGTTTAACAGAAATTTTGACAACTAGTCCATTTCAGATTACTAAAATCAGGCCTAAAAAATTAGAAGATATGAAATATTACACATGTTATTTTACTTCCTATTCATTCATCATACTCAGTGTATGCACAAATTATGTTTGCTCTGTGTAGATATACATACACACTACTTTTCTTTACCACATATTATAAATTGCTATTATGTATACGGTATTTTGTACATATTGTTATTATACATTTATTTCACACCCACTgccttatttttatatatcttaattatatacacataaataaaatcataagcTCTCATGTGTTTTAAACAACATATGTATATTTTactttatgatatgtatatgtATTATCATCCTACTCTTGTTTGACTAAATATGTTGCGAGTAGGATTGAATATGTTAATAAGTAGATTAAACTTGTTATCAGTCTGAGTTGCTTTAGCTAAGCTTGTGATAACTCTTTGATTCTCATCTCTCATTATCATTACATACGCCTGATTCACAGTTGGTAAATGACTCATTAAAAGAATGTGACTTCTTACTTATGAATTGAATATGACTCATTCAGACCCATGAAAAATTGGTATAACTTTTGTCATTGTAGATACATAACATATACCTTAGATCCTTCACAGTTACAACTAGATGTTAGGATCATCAATCCAAACTCATCTTTCAACTTAGAGTAATAGATTGAAACTGATTGAGTTCTTTGAGAACATGTTGCATTTTCTTGATGAATACTTTATGATCTTTATTTTCTCATGGATTTCTTTTGATGAATATTGTTTCTCATGGTCTGAGGCGCAAATTCAGGGATAATAGTAGATCACTATTTGTCAGTAACGATTTTATATATAACGGTATAAATTTAgagaattataaaataatatatttcaaaaacttGTTGAGAATCAAACATACTTTAATAAGGAGAATGAAGCGATTGGTGATATCACTACAAAAAATGAAAGTATTGCGACGATTTTATTACGACGGTTTCACAAAACCGCTACAAATACTAAATAACACGATGGTTTTTTTATACGccatattaattatttcaatagCAGCGGTTAGGACTTAAAATACGATGCTTAGACCGCCACTATgttatctaaatttttaaattttgctTAGTATAAACTTTTTAAGacataaagttctaaaattgaACTTATAAATTGTAAGACATAACTTGTGACTTGAGATATAAGTTTAGTAGTTATGTCTAAGACACAAGATATACCAagtcatacattcaatgtatgaTCTGAGGAtgtaatacatgtattagtttttgagcttttgatattatttaattctttgTTTGATAGAACTTTTAGTCTTTCATTATACACTTTATTTAGTATTATATTAGATGATGTATAACTACTGCATAACAAATCATTACATCAATAATACATAAGAtattaataaatgaataaacaTAGGTAAATACAGAACTACCACTAAACACCAAATCAAATTGTGAATAAGAAAAAATCTCATCATAATTAATCCAATAATATAAGTACATCCTATTTGGAACTATTTTTATACACTCAACCAAATAAcctttttaagtataaaaatttGGATTGCCAATTTAATAGTACTAAACTTATGTTGGAAATCTCATTTTTCCAACAACTTATGCCCAAAGTAAAACATTCTCTTGAAAGGTTTGGACCGCAAAATTAAGTCATTATTAAAGagaaacaaagataaaattaaatactACTATCAATTTAAGAGggaaaattcaaaaaaacattataacagtttaatatagtttataaagtttctttacATAATTTATCCAAAGTTTTCAATGCTTACCTAATATCAAAGGATGAGCTTAAGGGCCCTAGAGAACTGTCATGGGCCACAACCCCCTCTTGACCTCCAGCTAAATGATGCATCTTGATGAGACCAATCCAACACAACAAGAATCGTCTCAAAATTCAATTCATAACTTTAAGAAATACAAACGCAATCACTAGAGCGAAATCTCAAGATTAAAGTGTcaacaagttttaaaatatttttcaatcaaattatattgTGATTCATGATGTATCACCTATTGGGTATGATAGATCATCATTAAATCTACCTTTCCACAAATTTGCAGAAGATTTTGTCTTGcagtttgaaaaaaatcaatcagtaaagtttgatgatattttgatttgtcaaataaaaataatatgttattgTATATGATCGTATAAATACCTCTTATAActttgtataataatatatattggatGTATTATTTAGTATatcaagttttaaatttttttggtaagaaaatatatgaaaattttatatattattttttacctaatatatattattgtatatcaaattatattttaggTTAAACATTTGTAATATAAACTTTAACCCGGATAGACGCACAATCATTATATATGCTGAGAAACCGTCAAACTTATCCCGggatcaaaaagaaaatttattgcTGCTAATTCAGAAATATATGTCCCCTTATGATTTTCGAATGCGTTGGACTGATTGCCCATGAATATACTTTAATGGTGGTTGGATACTTGAACTGGTAAGCCTATAATTATTCATAAATTTTGTTCAAaagcaaataattaattttaattatattgatgattttttaattgTAGAAGTCCTCTGATGATTCTGATAATGATAAATTAACATTGTTGTTGAACTTATAATTTTGTTTCACGCAGATTTGTGGGAAATGTTCTGACTATAGTGATTCCCCACCAATGCTTTTGAATACAAAGGGGCATTTTGTGGTGGCTGattagtagtttttttttttcatgtttctatttctatttaagaattttatatttttacagtgtttaagtttatattttcatttttagatTCCCTAATGtttaagtttgaaatttttttggtaaagttgaattgtgttctttttagttatagttgaatctacttattttatttttggttttgtgttgcttgtgttAAAATAGAGGAGGAGATGAGCACTAACAgaagtaatggtagccaagtgggccaccaagatgacattggGAATCTCATTGATGTCAATGACCCCAATGTCAAAGACCCAAATCAAGTGGGTGGTGTTGGTGCCATTCGTTTGCCTCCGACTGAAGGAAACATTGTTTTTCACATCAAAAGCACCATGCTTCAGCTCCTACAACTAAAGGGTTTATTTGGGGGGCTAGCTCATGAAGATCCCCACGAGTATCAGGAATTTTGTTGATGTCTCATGTGGACCGTTCTCATTTAAGAACATATCTTAAGAATCGGTCCAtctgaggttgttcccattttctcttATGGGCGAGGCAAGCaagtggttggctgagttgCCAAGAGATTCCATCACTTCGTGGGATGAACTTACTACTGCATTCCAAGTGCGGTTCTTTACCCctttgaagatgatgactcttagGGACAACATCCAAGTTTTCAAGCGCTTGGAGGGTGAGTCAATCCATGAGACGTGGCTAAGGTTTAAGAAAATGGTGCTGCAATTCCCAACTCTTGGACTTCCAGATAATGTATTGCTGCAATATTTCTATAAAAGCCTCAATTCGGTGAACAAAGGAGTGACTGATCAACTTTCTCCAGGTGGTTTAATGCAACAGCCCTATACAATAACATCCCAACTCCTCGATTGCATGAACAAGATTAACCGGGCATGGTACACTCGCGAAGACCAGATTTCTCCTCttatttataaaatgacaaaggAGCAGATCGAaaagatcaagagagagaccaaaacatggcaaagatgatgacccaactAGACATCTTggccaaaaatgtcatgggtgcTGATACAAGAGTgttaatgttgtgggtgttggtgGTGTAAACCCCGATAAAGCCAAATTTAAAGCgatgtacaatgaggaagtgaacttcctagccaaccaaggaggaGGTTATCGTGCAAACTACCCAAGGTCGGGTGGTAATCAAGGATGTAATAAAGATAAGGGCTGGAGAGACCGTGACATAGATTGACGTGATCGAAAcgccacttggaaggaaagagagggGGAGAAGGATAAGTATGTTCCTCCCCATGAGCGTTAAAAGCCCAAATATTCTGATGGTGTCCGTACGGAAGATATGCTCTCACACATTCTCAACAATGTTAAAGGGTCCAATAAAGTGTTGAAGGAAATGAAGAAGGATGTATCGACTCTCAATCAAACAGTGACCTCTCACTCAGTCTCTATTAAGACGCtgggtcaaatttcttctcattcccaagacaacaaggggggttgcctagtgatactatggaaaaccccaaaaatgaagcttgaatgggtacttgcgtcgtgccacgacgttaactaagacgTTTCTTGAGAGGCAATCCAAGTCTTTAATGCTTTAAGCTTGattttgaataacgggtgttgattgtgcaaATTGAAAAGTGGAGTGCATGTGTTTGAGAATGTGAAGTTTGGCGAGCCAAAGAGTCCAGTCGACGATTCACTGAAGAGATCGGCGAGCTcgacttggaccgccgttggactcaCAAAAAACATTAGGTGAGAGTCTATAAAACTTAGCGGGCCAATGGCTAAATCAGCGACTCGCCTAACAGGTCGGCGAGCTTGATTTTGTCCGCCGTTTGAATCCCTAAATtgactggaggtcctgtaaaacttaGCGAGATAAGTCACCGCTCGGCGCATCATCGAGTGATTCGGCGTTACAGTGTTTAAGTTTCTGTTACCCTTTTAAGAATTTTGAGTCTATAGTGTTTAAGTTTTTACTGctattttaagaattttatgtttttcaagCTTCTATTCCCATTTTGAAAATGCTACATTTTTCTAATATCGAAGTTCTCAGATTGGATCTCTAATAAGGAATAAGGGGTCTGATTGGGCTCCTAAAAGGAGTAAGGGGTCGGATTGGGTCTCTAAGAAGGAATAAGGGGTTTGATTGGGTCCTTAAGAGGACTAAGGGGGCGGATTGGGCCTCTAGAAATGAGTCACGGATCAAACTCCTTATATACGTACGTCATAGTtaataacataacataaaacaATTATAAGTAACATATTCTAACACAAAATGCAATTTAGACTTTCTACTTTATACTTAAAGAGATGGTACATAGAATTCGTTCAATTGGCAAACATTTTTAAGCacaaaaaaatgataaacataaaaaaaatttacaactCATGAATCAACATCTAATCAATTTGAATCAACAataattttcatcaaaaataacatattgTCAAGTGTATAGATGATATGGTGGCCAAAGCTACATAAAATTTCAGAAAGCCctagaaattatttatttgcGTCCATATACTTGCATTTCAGCGTAGTAGATTTTATAACTTGATTCGCGAGTTTAGTAAGTGATCTTATCTTAGTTTGAAAAGATAAGAGAAAGTAAATGATTCAAAAGAAACCCAAGAAGATCActaacttatttaaaaaaatatataaaataaaaaagacgcACATGTACAACAATAAGTAAAATTAAATGAGTGATCTTGACTCATTAACATTAGTATCCATGGTTTAAAGTGAATTCTGATCACTTGCATAATCAATCAATTATCAAGAAGTCAATaatcacataataaatataaaattcaaattcaatagtAAATTGTCATCGAGTTAAGCCCATATGAACAAGTAAGGGGTCAAatcaaaattgataaattttgtatattagtctttttaattttctatacCAAAATCAATCAGTTTCTAGTTCTTCAATCAGAACACTCTGATCATAAATAGTGTGTCATTGCCTGAtctcatctcatcattaattgaaatttcaaataGTTTTCATTATTCTCAATCAGTTAGCAAATTAACCCAATATGAAATATCTACTTAAGATAATAACAAATATGTAACATATTGAACAAATGACTCAAAATGAAAGAGTTGGTGGCTACGATatgccatttttttaaaaaattagtcaG belongs to Solanum stenotomum isolate F172 chromosome 1, ASM1918654v1, whole genome shotgun sequence and includes:
- the LOC125853848 gene encoding uncharacterized protein LOC125853848 gives rise to the protein MIEEQGHGPPHGILFAVVVVAVILIPTILGENGEAITDFISDLLTPIGLLLLPIILLLTIQFLSSDTGSFINTIFSTGEPNSIHRVSGSPVGVALFLALTLFLLYNRFSIFGGDDDSGD